Proteins from a genomic interval of Synergistaceae bacterium:
- the fusA gene encoding elongation factor G (EF-G; promotes GTP-dependent translocation of the ribosome during translation; many organisms have multiple copies of this gene), whose amino-acid sequence LEIIVDRLKREFGVDVKVGRPQVAYREAIQKASSAEGKYIRQSGGRGQYGHVVFELEPLPEGKGYEFEDKIVGGVVPKEYILAVQKGLDEAIQSGILGGYPVIGIKVSLVDGSYHDVDSSEMAFKIAASIGFKEAMRRASPVLMEPIMSVEVVTPEDYVGDVIGDLSSRRGRIEGMDMRSNARIVRAFVPLSSMFGYATDLRSKTSGRANYTMQFDHYEPTPADVAEKVLKK is encoded by the coding sequence CTGGAAATCATCGTGGACCGACTCAAACGGGAGTTTGGGGTTGACGTGAAGGTCGGGCGGCCTCAAGTTGCTTACCGCGAGGCGATTCAGAAGGCATCCTCGGCGGAGGGCAAGTACATTCGTCAGTCGGGTGGCCGCGGTCAGTACGGGCACGTGGTTTTCGAACTGGAACCGTTACCGGAGGGCAAAGGCTACGAATTCGAGGATAAAATCGTGGGCGGAGTCGTCCCCAAAGAGTACATCTTGGCGGTTCAAAAGGGCTTGGATGAGGCCATCCAGAGCGGAATCCTGGGGGGGTACCCGGTTATCGGCATCAAGGTGTCGCTGGTGGACGGCAGTTATCACGACGTGGACAGCTCGGAAATGGCGTTTAAAATCGCGGCTTCCATAGGCTTCAAAGAGGCGATGAGGAGGGCGTCCCCGGTTCTGATGGAGCCCATCATGTCCGTGGAGGTTGTGACGCCCGAAGATTACGTGGGTGACGTCATTGGCGACCTCTCCTCCCGAAGAGGTCGCATCGAGGGGATGGATATGAGATCGAACGCCCGTATCGTCAGGGCTTTCGTCCCCTTGTCCAGCATGTTCGGCTACGCCACCGACCTCAGAAGCAAAACGTCGGGCCGAGCGAACTACACAATGCAGTTCGACCACTACGAGCCAACGCCGGCCGACGTGGCGGAGAAAGTCTTGAAAAAGTAG
- the tuf gene encoding elongation factor Tu: protein MAKEKFDRNKPHLNIGTIGHIDHGKTTLTAAITKCLATQKLADFTAYDMIDKAPEERERGITINIAHVEYQTEKRHYAHIDCPGHADYIKNMITGAAQMDGAILVVSAADGPMPQTREHVLLARQVNVPALVVFMNKTDQVDDPELLDLVEMEIRELLSKYEFPGDDIPIVRGSALEVLEKGNGTKEDPISKPIWELMDACDGYIPEPVRETDKPFLMPVEDVFTITGRGTVVTGRVERGIIKPGEDVAIVGMKSDIKKTVATSLEMFRKILDDAVAGDNVGVLLRGVDKDEVERGQVLAKPGSVTPHTKFKAEVYVLKKDEGGRHTPFFAGYKPQFYFRTTDVTGAIKLPDGVEMVMPGDNANFEVELIVPIAMEEGLRFAVREGGHTVGAGVVTQILQ, encoded by the coding sequence ATGGCGAAGGAAAAATTTGATCGTAACAAGCCGCATTTGAACATCGGCACGATCGGGCATATCGACCACGGCAAGACCACGTTGACGGCGGCGATCACCAAGTGCCTCGCGACGCAGAAATTGGCGGACTTCACGGCCTACGACATGATCGACAAGGCCCCGGAGGAGCGGGAGCGCGGGATCACGATCAACATCGCCCACGTGGAATACCAGACGGAGAAGCGCCACTACGCCCATATCGACTGCCCCGGCCATGCGGACTACATCAAAAACATGATCACGGGCGCGGCCCAGATGGACGGCGCGATCCTGGTGGTGAGCGCGGCCGACGGCCCCATGCCCCAGACCCGCGAACACGTGCTGCTGGCCCGTCAGGTCAACGTCCCCGCCCTGGTGGTGTTCATGAACAAGACGGACCAGGTGGACGACCCCGAACTTCTGGACCTGGTGGAGATGGAGATCCGCGAACTTCTGAGCAAGTACGAGTTTCCCGGCGACGATATTCCCATCGTGCGGGGCTCCGCGCTGGAGGTTCTGGAGAAGGGGAATGGAACAAAGGAAGACCCCATCAGCAAGCCGATCTGGGAGCTGATGGACGCGTGCGACGGCTACATTCCAGAGCCGGTCCGGGAGACGGATAAGCCGTTTTTGATGCCGGTAGAGGACGTGTTCACGATCACGGGCCGCGGCACAGTGGTCACGGGCCGAGTGGAGCGGGGAATCATCAAGCCGGGCGAAGATGTCGCGATTGTGGGAATGAAGTCGGACATCAAGAAGACGGTTGCCACGTCCTTGGAGATGTTTCGCAAGATCCTGGACGACGCGGTGGCGGGGGACAACGTGGGAGTGTTACTGCGCGGAGTGGACAAGGACGAGGTAGAGCGAGGCCAAGTGCTGGCGAAGCCGGGTAGCGTGACGCCGCACACGAAGTTCAAAGCGGAGGTCTACGTGTTGAAGAAGGACGAGGGCGGCCGGCATACGCCGTTCTTCGCGGGATACAAGCCTCAGTTTTACTTCCGAACGACAGACGTAACGGGGGCGATCAAGTTGCCTGACGGAGTGGAGATGGTGATGCCTGGAGACAACGCGAACTTCGAGGTGGAGCTGATCGTGCCGATCGCGATGGAGGAAGGCCTCCGGTTCGCGGTGCGCGAGGGCGGACACACAGTGGGCGCCGGCGTCGTCACCCAGATCCTTCAGTAA
- the rpsJ gene encoding 30S ribosomal protein S10, producing the protein MAKKIRIRLKAFDHRVLDASASQIAETAERSGAMVSGPIPLPTEISKVTILKSPHKDKDAREQFETRTHKRLIDIVNPTQKTMDALMQLNLPSGVDIQIKL; encoded by the coding sequence GTGGCGAAAAAAATACGTATTCGGCTGAAAGCGTTCGACCACAGGGTTCTTGACGCGTCTGCCTCTCAAATCGCGGAGACGGCGGAACGGAGCGGGGCTATGGTTTCGGGGCCCATTCCCCTCCCCACAGAGATTAGCAAGGTCACGATTCTTAAGTCTCCTCACAAGGACAAAGACGCGAGAGAACAATTTGAAACGAGAACTCATAAGCGTCTGATCGACATCGTTAATCCGACGCAGAAGACGATGGACGCTTTGATGCAACTTAATCTTCCCTCTGGAGTGGACATCCAGATCAAACTTTAA
- the rplC gene encoding 50S ribosomal protein L3, with the protein MGIGILGKKVGMTQIFNEQGQAVAVTVVMAGPCPVIAIRTPEQNGYSAVLLGYGAVKPRKLSKPLKGFFNKAKVEPKRTLREFRMDKTEEYEVGQEIRVDLFETGEKIDISGVSKGKGFAGVMKKYHFAGQQFSHGTSVMHRHGGSSGAISYPGRVFPGKRMPGHMGSEKVTVKNLTVMAVDLENNLLLLKGAVPGAKNSLVTLYKKQ; encoded by the coding sequence ATGGGTATAGGAATATTAGGGAAGAAGGTTGGCATGACTCAGATTTTCAACGAACAAGGCCAGGCCGTGGCTGTTACTGTAGTCATGGCTGGACCTTGTCCCGTGATTGCCATCCGAACCCCCGAACAGAACGGATACTCTGCCGTTCTTCTCGGCTATGGCGCGGTAAAACCGCGCAAGCTGTCCAAACCCCTTAAAGGCTTTTTCAATAAAGCCAAAGTCGAGCCCAAAAGAACGCTCCGGGAGTTTAGAATGGACAAAACAGAGGAGTACGAAGTAGGGCAAGAGATCAGGGTGGATTTGTTCGAGACGGGCGAGAAGATTGACATCAGCGGAGTTAGCAAGGGCAAGGGTTTTGCCGGCGTCATGAAAAAATACCACTTCGCCGGACAACAGTTCAGCCACGGAACCTCGGTCATGCACCGCCACGGCGGCTCCAGCGGAGCCATTTCTTATCCTGGCCGTGTGTTTCCGGGCAAGCGTATGCCGGGGCACATGGGAAGCGAAAAGGTGACGGTCAAAAATCTGACGGTTATGGCCGTGGATTTGGAAAACAACCTCCTTCTTCTCAAAGGGGCTGTTCCAGGAGCTAAAAACAGCCTGGTCACCCTCTATAAAAAGCAGTAA
- the rplD gene encoding 50S ribosomal protein L4 codes for MPTIKIVDFNGNTAGELTLSDSVFDAPLHVPAMHQVVVAHLANCRQGTHSAKTRGEVSGGGKKPWKQKHTGRARQGSTRSPIWVHGGVAHGPKPRDYHQKVNKKVRRLAMLSALSMKVREDLLTVVKGFDLEKPSTRAIKGFMDAIRAEKALVLYHAPDANVTRSARNLSGVKVINVASINVYDLLNSKTLVATPEVVARLEEVYSK; via the coding sequence ATGCCTACAATCAAAATAGTGGATTTCAATGGAAACACCGCAGGAGAGCTGACTCTTTCCGACTCTGTTTTTGACGCGCCTCTGCATGTGCCGGCGATGCATCAGGTCGTCGTGGCTCATCTGGCGAACTGCCGGCAGGGCACTCACTCCGCCAAGACTCGAGGCGAGGTATCGGGCGGCGGTAAGAAGCCCTGGAAGCAGAAACACACTGGCCGCGCTCGTCAAGGCAGCACCCGCTCGCCGATATGGGTGCACGGAGGTGTTGCCCACGGACCCAAACCTCGCGACTATCATCAGAAAGTCAACAAGAAGGTCCGCCGCCTGGCCATGTTGAGCGCGCTTTCCATGAAAGTCAGGGAGGATCTGCTGACGGTGGTGAAGGGTTTCGATCTGGAGAAACCCTCTACAAGGGCCATCAAGGGATTTATGGACGCGATTCGCGCCGAGAAGGCTCTTGTGCTCTATCACGCGCCTGATGCCAACGTCACGCGTTCGGCGCGGAACCTTTCGGGCGTCAAGGTGATCAACGTCGCGAGCATCAACGTGTATGACCTTCTCAATTCAAAAACCTTGGTCGCGACTCCAGAAGTGGTCGCTCGCCTGGAGGAGGTATATTCAAAATGA
- the rplW gene encoding 50S ribosomal protein L23 produces the protein MKLIAHDILIRPIMTEKSNALMAENKYTFEVHKSANKIQIRQAVEQVFKVKVLRVNTMNVPSKPKRMGAFMGKTRSWKKAIVAVSAGQRIEAFEGASV, from the coding sequence ATGAAACTAATCGCTCACGACATTCTCATAAGGCCGATTATGACGGAAAAAAGCAACGCTCTCATGGCGGAGAACAAGTACACCTTCGAGGTGCACAAAAGCGCCAACAAAATTCAAATCCGTCAAGCGGTGGAGCAGGTGTTCAAGGTGAAGGTGTTGAGGGTCAATACGATGAACGTGCCCTCGAAACCCAAGCGTATGGGGGCTTTCATGGGCAAAACTCGCTCCTGGAAGAAGGCTATCGTGGCTGTGTCCGCGGGACAACGCATCGAGGCCTTCGAAGGCGCCAGCGTTTAG